The Anomaloglossus baeobatrachus isolate aAnoBae1 chromosome 10, aAnoBae1.hap1, whole genome shotgun sequence genome has a segment encoding these proteins:
- the ADM gene encoding pro-adrenomedullin — MDLAYVVFLHITYLSFLGSVAGRMEVYSNKKWKFLEVNRVRRDLQTSAQSPDATSTFSFIIPEDATDSRLPQSSNGAHIRVKRYRHNFGNSLSSSRGCKFGTCIVHNLANQIYQYTDKDKDSTAPAKKISSLGYGKRRRRSVPNRRLLMPFVDGTFRPQWVSTGKAKTFPPAQTLLGILQRTSTQSGLTKTKGKMWQTLLRT; from the exons ATGGACTTGGCTTACGTCGTCTTCCTTCACATAACTTATCTCAGCTTCCTCGGCTCCGTCGCTGGAAGGATGGAAGTCTACAGTAATAAAAA ATGGAAATTTCTCGAGGTGAATCGAGTCAGGAGAGATCTGCAGACATCTGCTCAAAGTCCTGATGCAACCTCAACATTTTCTTTCATCATACCGGAAGATGCAACGGATTCTCGGCTGCCCCAGAGCAG CAATGGTGCCCATATCCGTGTGAAGCGATACAGGCACAACTTCGGTAACTCCCTATCATCGTCCAGAGGTTGCAAATTTGGCACCTGCATCGTCCACAACTTGGCCAACCAAATCTACCAGTATACCGATAAAGACAAGGACAGCACCGCCCCAGCCAAGAAAATTAGCTCCCTGGGCTACGGCAAAAGGAGGAGAAGGTCCGTCCCCAACAGGAGGCTTCTGATGCCCTTCGTAGATGGCACATTCAGACCCCAGTGGGTGAGCACGGGCAAAGCCAAAACCTTCCCACCTGCCCAGACACTCCTGGGCATCCTCCAAAGAACATCTACTCAAAGTGGGCTCACCAAGACCAAAGGCAAAATGTGGCAGACCTTGCTGAGGACTTAA